One genomic region from Natrinema caseinilyticum encodes:
- a CDS encoding shikimate dehydrogenase: MDVYGLLGNPVGHSLSPPMHEAAYDELGMDARYVTFEPDRTALGDAIFGADALGIAGLNVTIPFKQDALEIVAPEDLASRIGAVNTIDFSGSGPPTGYNTDAVGALRALHDHEVSLEGARAVVVGAGGAGRAIAFGLADAGATVAIANRTEPKAHDLAEEVPRATGYGLAELGQLVANAEVVVNATSVGMETDVSPVPADALHDDLAVLDAVYRPLETRLLRDAADAGATTVDGAWMLLYQGVEAFEIWTGREAPVAVMNEALRSRL; the protein is encoded by the coding sequence ATGGACGTATACGGTTTGCTCGGCAACCCGGTGGGCCACTCGCTGTCGCCGCCGATGCACGAGGCCGCTTACGACGAACTCGGGATGGACGCCCGCTACGTGACCTTCGAGCCCGATCGGACGGCGCTCGGGGACGCGATCTTCGGCGCCGATGCGCTCGGAATCGCGGGGCTCAACGTGACGATTCCGTTCAAGCAGGACGCCCTCGAGATCGTCGCGCCCGAAGATCTGGCGAGCCGGATCGGCGCGGTCAACACGATCGATTTCTCGGGGTCGGGACCGCCGACGGGATACAACACCGACGCCGTCGGCGCACTCCGCGCGCTGCACGATCACGAGGTGTCCCTCGAGGGGGCGCGGGCGGTCGTCGTCGGCGCCGGCGGTGCCGGTCGGGCGATCGCCTTCGGTCTCGCCGACGCCGGGGCGACCGTCGCGATCGCCAACCGAACCGAGCCGAAAGCGCACGACCTGGCCGAGGAAGTGCCTCGAGCGACCGGCTACGGACTGGCGGAACTCGGCCAACTGGTGGCGAACGCCGAGGTAGTCGTCAACGCCACGAGCGTCGGGATGGAGACCGACGTCTCGCCTGTCCCCGCCGACGCGCTCCACGACGACCTCGCCGTTCTGGACGCCGTCTACCGACCGCTCGAGACGCGATTGCTGCGCGACGCCGCGGACGCCGGAGCGACGACCGTCGACGGCGCGTGGATGCTACTCTACCAGGGGGTCGAGGCGTTCGAAATCTGGACGGGGCGGGAGGCACCGGTCGCGGTCATGAACGAGGCGCTTCGGTCGCGGCTGTGA
- a CDS encoding DUF7344 domain-containing protein, translating to MSFPPSSEATTAVDVLAEPRRRYVLAALLEGSDAARTDRSAASTRLSVDALATEVATVEHGRQIVPDDQCTQIHIDLRHAHVPRLVDVGVLSRRSRGDSTTVTLLDHPMLEIDWVEALLADPTGETLGFDEATLNRTLGALSAPRRRAVCAVLATRRERLSLSDLGAAIVALEDDGETVPAEVTDADAAPVISSLVHSHLPALADAGLVSYDVAAKRVSLASDAPQWETDWLLEGPLSDVADVREDQSDGASQRRPVSDEPMADAPSDDGTAATDAPAADEATTAADRDRVLWTLAQPPAGRSSASGPSSREIPTPSEPSSAVSDPHDGPPST from the coding sequence ATGAGTTTCCCCCCGTCTTCCGAGGCGACGACTGCGGTCGACGTCCTCGCGGAACCGCGGCGGCGATACGTGCTCGCCGCGTTACTCGAGGGATCGGACGCAGCACGGACGGATCGATCCGCGGCATCGACGCGACTGTCAGTCGACGCGCTGGCGACCGAGGTCGCGACCGTGGAACACGGCCGTCAGATCGTTCCCGACGATCAGTGCACGCAAATTCATATCGATCTGAGACACGCCCACGTCCCGCGGCTGGTCGACGTCGGAGTCCTGTCAAGACGATCGCGTGGCGACTCGACGACGGTCACACTCCTCGACCACCCGATGCTCGAGATCGACTGGGTCGAGGCCCTCCTCGCCGACCCGACCGGTGAGACGCTGGGGTTCGACGAGGCGACGCTGAACAGGACGCTCGGCGCACTTTCCGCGCCGCGTCGCCGAGCGGTCTGTGCCGTTCTCGCAACGCGGCGCGAACGGCTTTCCCTCTCCGATCTGGGCGCGGCGATCGTCGCGCTGGAAGACGACGGCGAAACGGTTCCCGCCGAGGTGACCGACGCGGACGCCGCGCCCGTCATCAGTTCGCTCGTCCACTCACACCTTCCCGCACTGGCAGATGCCGGCCTCGTTTCGTACGACGTGGCGGCAAAGCGCGTTTCGCTCGCCTCCGACGCCCCTCAGTGGGAGACGGACTGGTTGCTCGAGGGGCCGCTCTCCGACGTCGCCGACGTTCGAGAGGATCAGTCGGACGGTGCGTCCCAGAGACGTCCGGTTTCGGACGAACCGATGGCTGACGCACCGTCTGACGACGGGACCGCGGCGACCGACGCGCCGGCGGCGGACGAGGCGACGACCGCCGCCGATCGCGACAGGGTGTTGTGGACGCTGGCACAGCCGCCCGCGGGACGTTCGAGCGCCAGCGGGCCATCGTCCCGGGAAATACCGACACCCTCGGAGCCGTCCTCGGCCGTGAGCGATCCGCACGACGGCCCCCCGTCGACGTGA
- a CDS encoding helix-hairpin-helix domain-containing protein, with the protein MAILQKLKSLLGFDGSDSERGGAREVGVTVEREGSTDDGRGANVGADRDETKETKTAQPPQSAAAGTSAAGSTESLTEPTDAPEEGAEPSEAAGPETEAGAPTTEKTPDLSEGESPVQEAEPDTDAATEAEPETETPSEADESESDALAEPTGDDETAVESETAETAESETAEATESETAETAESETAETAESETAETAESETAEATESETAEATESETAEATESETAESATSDAPDSEPESESTTQEPVDSIKGIGPAYADRLTGAGVETVGELADADAAELAEQTDISETRIQGWIDRAEVR; encoded by the coding sequence ATGGCAATCCTCCAAAAACTGAAGTCCCTGTTGGGGTTCGACGGGTCGGACTCGGAGCGCGGGGGCGCTCGAGAGGTTGGGGTAACGGTCGAGCGAGAAGGGTCGACGGACGACGGACGTGGCGCGAACGTCGGCGCTGATCGGGACGAAACGAAAGAGACGAAGACCGCGCAGCCGCCGCAGTCGGCCGCAGCCGGAACCAGCGCGGCGGGTTCGACGGAGTCGCTGACCGAGCCGACGGACGCCCCGGAGGAGGGCGCTGAACCGTCGGAAGCGGCGGGTCCGGAGACGGAAGCCGGCGCTCCGACGACGGAGAAAACGCCGGACCTCTCCGAGGGAGAGTCGCCCGTTCAGGAGGCCGAACCCGACACGGATGCAGCGACGGAAGCCGAACCCGAAACCGAGACTCCATCCGAAGCCGACGAAAGCGAGTCTGACGCTCTCGCGGAACCGACCGGCGACGACGAGACGGCGGTGGAATCCGAGACGGCGGAAACAGCCGAGTCCGAGACGGCGGAAGCGACCGAATCCGAGACGGCGGAAACAGCCGAGTCCGAGACGGCGGAAACAGCCGAGTCCGAGACGGCGGAAACAGCCGAGTCCGAGACGGCGGAAGCGACCGAATCCGAGACGGCGGAAGCGACCGAATCCGAGACGGCGGAAGCGACCGAATCCGAGACGGCGGAAAGCGCCACGTCGGATGCCCCCGATTCAGAACCCGAGTCGGAGTCGACCACCCAGGAGCCGGTCGACTCTATCAAGGGAATCGGCCCGGCCTATGCAGACCGCCTCACCGGCGCAGGCGTCGAGACAGTCGGCGAACTCGCCGACGCTGACGCAGCCGAACTGGCCGAACAGACGGACATCTCGGAGACGCGCATTCAGGGCTGGATCGACCGCGCCGAAGTCAGGTGA